One part of the Candidatus Kouleothrix ribensis genome encodes these proteins:
- a CDS encoding HAMP domain-containing protein, which produces MVWLRHLRWKLFISHLSILVIGLIVLLATAHFLAGTQLLPQPALSLGQSASETGQVGATEPAPSVNQQEHFQAVVDQGLLISAFAALAAAVVVSLFVSRRIVEPLQELSFTSQRLARGHYHERTSIRSDDELADLSQSINQLAEALEQTEQRRLALLADVAHELRTPLTTIEGYMEGLIDGVIAPEDHIFTMIQHEAARLKWLIEEMALLSRAEAGQLRVMPRPIMLINTIRHVAAQFQPQFNAKGVHLTITIQPDLPAIVADPDRLEQIMINLLSNALRYTPAGGAVTLAAAAHDFFVQISVRDTGLGITSEHLPHIFERFYRVDKSRARQSGGTGIGLTITRHLVYAQGGEIWAESAGAGQGTCFYVTLPVYHDTAAMVSSER; this is translated from the coding sequence ATGGTCTGGCTACGACACTTACGCTGGAAGCTGTTCATCTCGCATCTGTCGATCCTGGTGATCGGCCTGATCGTGCTGCTCGCGACGGCGCACTTTCTGGCCGGCACGCAGCTGTTGCCCCAGCCGGCACTGAGCCTGGGCCAATCGGCCTCGGAGACTGGCCAGGTCGGCGCGACCGAACCGGCGCCCAGCGTCAACCAGCAAGAACACTTTCAGGCGGTGGTTGACCAGGGGCTGCTGATCTCGGCGTTCGCGGCGCTGGCCGCTGCGGTGGTGGTGAGCTTGTTCGTGTCGCGGCGGATCGTCGAGCCGCTGCAAGAGCTGTCGTTCACCAGCCAGCGCCTGGCGCGCGGCCACTATCACGAGCGCACGTCGATCCGCTCCGACGACGAGCTGGCCGACTTGAGCCAGAGCATCAACCAGCTGGCCGAGGCGCTTGAGCAGACCGAGCAGCGCCGCCTGGCCCTGCTGGCCGACGTAGCCCACGAGCTGCGCACGCCCCTGACGACGATCGAGGGCTACATGGAGGGGCTGATCGATGGCGTGATCGCCCCCGAAGATCATATCTTCACAATGATCCAGCACGAGGCCGCGCGCCTGAAGTGGCTGATCGAAGAGATGGCACTGCTCTCGCGCGCCGAGGCCGGCCAACTGCGCGTTATGCCACGCCCGATCATGCTGATCAACACCATCCGCCACGTGGCCGCGCAGTTTCAGCCGCAGTTCAACGCCAAGGGTGTGCATCTGACGATCACTATTCAGCCTGATCTGCCCGCGATTGTGGCCGACCCCGACCGGCTCGAGCAGATCATGATCAACCTGCTTTCGAATGCGCTGCGCTACACGCCTGCCGGCGGCGCGGTGACGCTGGCGGCGGCCGCGCACGATTTCTTCGTGCAGATCAGTGTGCGCGACACCGGCCTCGGCATCACATCGGAACACCTGCCGCATATCTTCGAGCGTTTCTACCGTGTCGACAAGTCGCGCGCGCGCCAGAGCGGCGGCACCGGGATTGGCCTGACGATCACGCGCCACCTGGTGTATGCCCAGGGTGGCGAGATCTGGGCCGAGAGCGCCGGCGCCGGGCAGGGCACATGCTTCTATGTCACGCTGCCGGTGTACCACGATACAGCGGCCATGGTATCGAGTGAGCGGTAG
- a CDS encoding MHS family MFS transporter has product MATAVPATTVDTRTIWKVILASALGTMIEWYDFYIFGSLAAVISTKFFPSGNETAALLSTLATFGAGFAARPFGALVFGRIGDLVGRKYAFLVTLLIMGGATTLIGLLPTFEAIGIIAPILLVFIRILQGLALGGEYGGAAVYVAEHVPDNRRGFYTSFIQITATLGLFVSLAVILLVRGMLPTAAFNEWGWRIPFLLSIFLVGISVYIRSKMKESPLFTKLKSEGKTSTSPIKDSFGKARNWRTFFIVLLGAAAGQAVVWYTGQFYVTGWMKSAAKINATTADTIVAVALLLGMPFFVVFGALSDRIGRKRIMMTGNLLAAICFYPIFQGIKAAAGAITPEVKDAAGKVVTPAVAANPDVVTITLLIFLMLIFVTMVYGPIAAFLVESFPAKIRYTSVSLPYHFGNGYFGGWLPFIATALVASTGNIYAGLWFPIGIAVMTFIIGMIFLKETNKVSIHDETEEAYPSPA; this is encoded by the coding sequence ATGGCAACCGCCGTGCCCGCCACCACTGTTGATACGCGAACGATCTGGAAGGTCATCCTCGCATCCGCGCTAGGCACCATGATCGAGTGGTACGATTTCTATATCTTCGGCAGCCTGGCGGCTGTGATCTCGACGAAATTCTTCCCGTCGGGGAATGAGACTGCCGCACTACTCTCGACGCTTGCGACCTTTGGTGCCGGGTTTGCTGCCCGCCCGTTCGGCGCGCTGGTGTTCGGCCGCATCGGCGACCTGGTTGGCCGCAAGTATGCCTTCCTGGTCACGCTGCTGATCATGGGTGGCGCCACTACGCTGATCGGCCTGCTGCCGACATTTGAGGCGATTGGGATTATTGCGCCGATCCTGCTGGTGTTCATCCGCATCTTGCAGGGGTTGGCGCTGGGCGGCGAGTATGGCGGCGCGGCGGTGTATGTGGCCGAGCACGTGCCCGACAACCGGCGCGGCTTCTACACCAGCTTCATTCAGATCACCGCGACGCTGGGCCTGTTCGTGTCGCTGGCCGTGATCCTGCTGGTACGCGGTATGTTGCCGACGGCGGCGTTCAACGAGTGGGGCTGGCGCATTCCATTCCTGCTGTCGATCTTCCTGGTGGGCATTTCGGTGTACATCCGCTCGAAGATGAAGGAGTCGCCGCTGTTCACCAAGCTGAAGAGCGAAGGCAAGACCTCGACCTCCCCGATCAAGGACAGCTTTGGCAAAGCGCGTAACTGGCGCACCTTCTTCATCGTGCTGCTCGGCGCAGCGGCTGGCCAGGCTGTGGTGTGGTACACCGGCCAGTTCTATGTCACCGGCTGGATGAAGAGCGCAGCCAAGATCAACGCTACCACCGCCGACACAATTGTCGCCGTGGCTCTGCTGCTGGGCATGCCGTTCTTCGTAGTGTTCGGCGCGCTCTCGGATCGGATCGGCCGCAAGCGCATTATGATGACCGGCAACCTGCTCGCGGCGATCTGCTTCTACCCGATCTTCCAGGGCATCAAAGCCGCCGCTGGCGCGATTACGCCCGAGGTGAAGGATGCCGCCGGTAAGGTTGTGACTCCGGCAGTGGCTGCCAATCCTGATGTGGTGACGATCACGCTGCTGATCTTCCTGATGCTGATCTTCGTCACGATGGTGTACGGCCCGATCGCGGCGTTCCTGGTCGAGTCGTTCCCAGCCAAGATCCGCTACACCTCGGTGTCGCTGCCCTATCACTTCGGCAACGGCTACTTCGGCGGCTGGCTGCCATTCATCGCCACCGCGCTGGTCGCCAGCACCGGCAATATCTACGCCGGCCTGTGGTTCCCGATCGGCATTGCGGTGATGACCTTCATTATCGGGATGATCTTCCTCAAAGAGACCAACAAAGTCTCGATCCACGACGAGACTGAGGAGGCCTACCCCTCGCCCGCGTAG
- a CDS encoding transposase yields the protein MHAANWSADDINAAFWTQASARVQTLTEEGNAVLAVWDGSVWEKPESQASQDWCPVRSAKARRLARRRKGISLPHNGPPILVPGLHWDGIVVLGMDGAPTLAHLEWWTTRGEHATSQREVEQRLLDRCAADWGAPVLHVWDRGYAGSPWVQAAITAKVRFIVRWKKGNRLLDNWGEARNAWEIARGKRAQGYRHLRDPRTKQLIKVGIVVIPVTLLDHAQPLTLVVARLGKGREPWYLLTNEEIRTLAAAWAVVLAYARRWQIEEVWRASKSALAFESPRVQDWDVRLKLLLVACLAYAFLVHLLASSFDALRAYLLRNWCHRTGRRYQSVAAPFYRLRSALSRLWHAAPPPGSHQLC from the coding sequence ATGCATGCCGCGAACTGGTCGGCCGACGACATCAACGCCGCTTTTTGGACGCAGGCATCCGCGCGCGTCCAAACACTCACCGAGGAAGGCAACGCGGTGTTGGCGGTCTGGGACGGCAGCGTTTGGGAAAAGCCCGAAAGCCAGGCCTCTCAGGATTGGTGTCCGGTGCGCTCGGCCAAAGCCCGCCGCTTGGCGCGTCGCCGCAAGGGCATCTCCTTGCCGCACAACGGGCCGCCGATTCTGGTGCCTGGGTTGCATTGGGACGGGATCGTGGTGCTGGGGATGGACGGAGCGCCGACGCTGGCGCATCTGGAGTGGTGGACGACGCGCGGGGAGCACGCCACCAGCCAGCGCGAGGTCGAGCAGCGGCTGCTCGATCGCTGCGCGGCCGACTGGGGCGCGCCGGTGCTGCATGTATGGGATCGCGGCTATGCCGGCAGCCCATGGGTGCAGGCAGCGATCACGGCCAAGGTTCGCTTCATCGTGCGCTGGAAGAAGGGCAACAGGCTGCTGGACAACTGGGGTGAGGCACGCAACGCCTGGGAGATTGCGCGCGGCAAGCGCGCGCAGGGCTACCGCCATCTGCGCGACCCGCGCACGAAGCAGCTGATCAAAGTTGGCATCGTGGTCATCCCCGTCACGTTGCTCGATCATGCGCAACCGCTCACGCTGGTGGTGGCGCGGCTGGGCAAGGGCCGCGAACCGTGGTATCTGCTGACGAACGAGGAGATCCGTACACTCGCGGCGGCCTGGGCGGTGGTGCTGGCCTACGCGCGCCGGTGGCAGATCGAAGAGGTTTGGCGCGCGAGTAAAAGCGCGTTGGCATTCGAGAGTCCACGCGTGCAGGACTGGGATGTGCGCCTGAAGCTGTTGTTGGTGGCCTGTTTGGCGTATGCGTTCCTGGTGCATCTGCTCGCTTCGTCCTTCGATGCACTCCGTGCCTATCTGTTACGGAACTGGTGTCATCGCACCGGGAGGCGATACCAGTCGGTGGCGGCACCGTTCTACCGGCTGCGTTCGGCTCTCAGCCGGCTCTGGCACGCAGCACCGCCACCAGGCTCCCATCAACTATGTTAA
- a CDS encoding DUF2231 domain-containing protein → MESHAKLLGHGAHPIVVALPIGLLSGALGFDLLGLITGDKKWHQIAFWNMLVGCLSGWASMLPGAVDWWFLPRGTRAKKVATLHAVAADAGINLFFASWLMRRKDPENPSPKALALAGLGGLALTAVGWLGGELVQRMGVSVAPGAGLTGQRDS, encoded by the coding sequence ATGGAGAGTCATGCGAAGCTGCTTGGCCACGGCGCCCACCCGATCGTGGTGGCGCTGCCGATCGGCCTGCTGTCCGGCGCGCTGGGCTTCGACCTGCTCGGGCTGATCACCGGCGATAAGAAGTGGCACCAGATTGCGTTCTGGAATATGCTGGTGGGCTGCCTGAGCGGCTGGGCCTCGATGCTGCCCGGCGCGGTCGACTGGTGGTTTCTGCCGCGCGGCACGCGCGCCAAGAAGGTCGCCACCCTGCACGCGGTCGCCGCCGACGCCGGCATCAACCTGTTCTTCGCCAGCTGGCTTATGCGCCGCAAGGACCCCGAGAATCCCTCGCCCAAGGCGCTGGCGCTAGCCGGGCTGGGCGGCCTGGCGCTCACGGCGGTGGGCTGGCTTGGCGGCGAGCTGGTGCAGCGCATGGGCGTGTCGGTGGCGCCGGGGGCCGGGCTAACGGGGCAGCGCGACAGCTAG
- the gatA gene encoding Asp-tRNA(Asn)/Glu-tRNA(Gln) amidotransferase subunit GatA: protein MPELYELTIAEARARLDRGEITALELAQALLERIVAVDNQVRAYLAISDDLAIEQARAADQRRARRAVASPLDGIPLAIKDVITTAGLTTTCGSQILENFVPPYDATAVARLKDAGAVLLGKTNCDEFAMGSSTERSAFFPTHNPWDLARVPGGSSGGSAAAVAAAEALGALGTDTGGSIRQPASLCGVTGLKPTYGRVPRYGLVAFGSSLDQIGPFARTARDCALILGAIAGADPHDSTAAPQPVPDYVAALTGDIRGLRVGVPREYFVDGIEPGVVAAVRQAIEVLRDGGAEIVEVSLPHTRYALPVYYIIAPAEASANLARYDGVRYGVKQPGDSYWDELERTRGAGFGAEVRRRIMLGTYALSAGYYDAYYKRAQQVRTLIRRDFTQAFEQVDLLAAPTAPTVAFKFGEKTDDPLAMYLEDVCTLPINLAGLPGLVVPCGFSPAGAGGPQLPVGLQLIGKPFDEATLLRVGDAYQGVTDWHTRRPVL from the coding sequence ATGCCCGAACTCTACGAACTGACGATCGCCGAGGCGCGCGCGCGGCTCGATCGCGGCGAGATTACAGCGCTCGAGCTGGCCCAGGCGCTGCTCGAACGCATCGTCGCGGTCGATAATCAGGTGCGCGCCTACCTGGCGATCAGCGACGACCTGGCGATCGAGCAGGCGCGCGCCGCCGATCAGCGCCGCGCGCGTAGGGCGGTCGCCTCGCCGCTCGACGGCATCCCGCTGGCGATCAAAGATGTGATCACCACGGCCGGGCTCACCACCACCTGCGGCTCGCAGATTCTCGAGAACTTCGTGCCGCCCTACGACGCCACCGCCGTGGCCCGGCTGAAAGACGCCGGCGCAGTGCTGCTCGGCAAGACCAACTGCGACGAGTTCGCCATGGGCTCATCGACCGAGCGCAGCGCCTTTTTCCCGACCCACAACCCGTGGGATCTCGCGCGCGTGCCGGGCGGATCGAGTGGTGGCTCGGCGGCGGCAGTGGCGGCCGCCGAGGCGCTCGGCGCACTCGGCACCGACACCGGCGGCAGCATCCGCCAGCCCGCCTCGCTGTGCGGTGTCACCGGCCTGAAGCCGACCTACGGGCGCGTGCCGCGCTATGGCCTGGTGGCGTTCGGCTCATCGCTCGACCAGATTGGCCCGTTCGCGCGTACGGCCCGCGATTGCGCACTCATCCTTGGGGCCATCGCCGGGGCCGACCCGCACGACTCGACGGCGGCGCCCCAGCCGGTGCCCGATTACGTCGCCGCGCTGACGGGCGACATCCGTGGCCTGCGCGTGGGTGTGCCGCGCGAGTACTTCGTCGATGGCATTGAGCCGGGCGTGGTGGCCGCTGTACGCCAGGCGATCGAGGTGCTGCGCGACGGCGGCGCCGAGATCGTCGAAGTGTCGCTGCCGCATACCAGGTATGCCCTGCCGGTGTACTACATCATCGCGCCGGCCGAGGCCAGCGCCAACCTGGCGCGCTACGATGGCGTGCGCTATGGCGTGAAACAGCCCGGCGACAGCTACTGGGACGAGCTGGAGCGCACGCGCGGCGCGGGCTTCGGCGCCGAGGTGCGCCGGCGGATCATGCTCGGCACCTACGCGCTCTCGGCCGGCTACTACGACGCCTACTACAAGCGCGCCCAGCAGGTGCGCACGCTGATCCGGCGCGACTTCACCCAGGCCTTCGAGCAGGTCGACCTCCTGGCCGCACCGACTGCACCGACTGTGGCGTTCAAGTTTGGCGAGAAGACCGACGACCCGCTGGCGATGTATCTGGAGGATGTCTGCACGCTGCCGATCAACCTGGCCGGTCTACCGGGGCTGGTGGTGCCGTGCGGCTTCAGCCCGGCCGGCGCGGGCGGCCCGCAGCTGCCGGTTGGGCTGCAGCTGATCGGGAAGCCGTTCGACGAAGCCACGCTGCTGCGCGTGGGCGACGCCTACCAGGGCGTGACCGACTGGCACACCCGACGGCCAGTGTTATAA
- the hisS gene encoding histidine--tRNA ligase, translated as MSGKPQNFKGMRDHLPAAMIVRQHIVNTLVGVFERHGFEPLQTPIIEYAATLEGKIGDEEKLIYRFETAGGDKVALRYDQTVPLARVVAQYQGQLVFPWRRYAIGQSYRGERQQRGRYREFWQADVDIVGSASPIADAEIIAVLTEALGALGFSGFTTLLNHREVLAGVARASGLGEAAAGGVYRAIDKLDKIGIEGVREELLKSGVAAEAAQRILAMVQLHGPPHDVLEELSEQLAGDERAQAALENLRAILGHLPELGVPPGSYAVAPQLARGLSYYTGVVFESVLESPPMGSLLGGGRYDELVGAFAGRPIPTVGLAFGIERLHDLMAELGMGPAQRTVAEVFVTLFDRERTAASLQLAGELRAAGLKVETALDPGEKLGRQFKYADQRGIAFALVLGPDELARGEVVVKNLRNGEQRSVARAAVAAVLRQP; from the coding sequence ATGAGCGGCAAACCACAGAATTTCAAAGGCATGCGCGATCACCTGCCGGCGGCGATGATCGTGCGACAGCATATCGTGAATACATTGGTTGGTGTGTTCGAGCGCCACGGCTTCGAGCCACTGCAGACGCCAATTATCGAGTATGCGGCGACGCTTGAGGGTAAGATCGGCGATGAAGAAAAGCTGATCTACCGCTTCGAGACTGCTGGCGGCGACAAGGTGGCGCTGCGCTACGACCAGACCGTGCCGCTGGCGCGGGTGGTAGCGCAGTACCAGGGCCAGCTGGTATTCCCGTGGCGCCGCTACGCGATCGGCCAGTCGTACCGCGGCGAGCGCCAGCAGCGCGGGCGCTACCGCGAGTTCTGGCAGGCCGATGTCGATATTGTAGGCTCGGCCTCGCCGATCGCCGATGCCGAGATTATTGCAGTGCTGACCGAGGCGCTCGGTGCGCTGGGCTTTAGTGGCTTCACCACGCTGCTGAACCACCGCGAAGTGCTGGCCGGTGTGGCGCGTGCGTCGGGATTAGGCGAGGCGGCGGCCGGCGGGGTGTACCGCGCAATTGATAAGCTCGACAAGATTGGTATCGAGGGTGTGCGCGAGGAGCTGCTGAAGAGCGGTGTGGCGGCCGAGGCAGCCCAGCGCATTCTCGCTATGGTGCAGCTGCATGGCCCGCCGCACGATGTGCTCGAAGAGCTGTCGGAACAGCTGGCCGGCGACGAGCGCGCCCAGGCTGCGCTCGAGAACCTGCGTGCGATCCTGGGCCACCTGCCCGAGCTTGGCGTACCGCCCGGCAGCTATGCGGTCGCGCCGCAGCTGGCGCGCGGCCTGTCGTACTACACCGGGGTGGTGTTCGAGAGCGTGCTCGAGTCGCCGCCGATGGGCTCGCTGCTGGGTGGCGGGCGCTACGATGAGCTGGTGGGCGCGTTTGCGGGCCGGCCGATCCCGACGGTTGGGCTGGCGTTTGGGATCGAGCGGCTGCACGACCTGATGGCCGAATTGGGCATGGGCCCGGCGCAGCGCACGGTGGCCGAGGTGTTCGTGACGCTGTTCGACCGCGAGCGCACCGCCGCGAGCCTGCAGCTGGCCGGCGAGCTGCGCGCGGCTGGCCTGAAGGTCGAGACCGCGCTAGACCCAGGCGAGAAGCTTGGCCGGCAGTTCAAATATGCCGACCAGCGCGGCATCGCGTTTGCGCTGGTGCTTGGCCCCGACGAGCTGGCACGCGGCGAGGTGGTGGTGAAGAACCTGCGCAACGGCGAGCAGCGCAGTGTCGCGCGTGCCGCAGTGGCTGCGGTGCTGCGGCAGCCGTAG
- the rlmN gene encoding 23S rRNA (adenine(2503)-C(2))-methyltransferase RlmN: MTTELTQLYNLSLPDLAQLLGTWGQPAYRARQLYRQLYTQLATAPATMTDLPQALRDRLAAATQIETLELVRLQTADDGLTRKALFRIPGGAVVESVLMVYPDRATVCVSTQAGCAMGCVFCATGRMGLLRNLAAGEIVEQVLWAARELHMLNRPSDASAVRKQPPGSNRADAAPLTIDRLTNVVFMGMGEPFANYDRWWQAVERLHDPHGFNMGARSLTVSTVGLASGIRRLAGERLPINLAISLHAPDDALRSAMMPINQRYPIAELLAATRAYIATTGRRVSFEYVLLQGKNDSPEQAAELAALLQGMLCHVNLIPWNPVPGAPLGRSERTRVLRFQQVLHDRGIACTVRVERGLAIAAACGQLAGGPSDRPEKNSMI, from the coding sequence ATGACCACTGAACTAACCCAGCTCTACAATCTATCGTTACCCGATCTCGCCCAGCTGCTGGGCACGTGGGGCCAGCCGGCCTACCGCGCCCGCCAGCTCTACCGCCAGCTGTATACTCAGCTGGCTACAGCCCCGGCTACAATGACTGACCTGCCGCAGGCCTTGCGCGATCGGCTGGCGGCCGCGACGCAGATCGAGACGCTTGAGCTGGTGCGGCTCCAGACAGCCGACGACGGGCTGACGCGCAAGGCCTTGTTTCGCATCCCCGGCGGTGCGGTGGTCGAGAGCGTGCTGATGGTGTACCCCGACCGCGCGACCGTGTGCGTGTCGACACAGGCCGGCTGCGCAATGGGCTGTGTGTTCTGCGCGACCGGGCGAATGGGGCTACTGCGCAACCTCGCGGCCGGCGAGATTGTCGAGCAGGTGCTATGGGCGGCCAGGGAGCTGCACATGCTGAATCGTCCGAGCGATGCATCGGCGGTACGCAAGCAGCCGCCGGGAAGTAACCGGGCGGATGCCGCGCCTCTGACAATCGATCGACTGACGAATGTCGTGTTCATGGGCATGGGCGAGCCGTTCGCGAACTACGACCGCTGGTGGCAGGCGGTCGAGCGGCTGCACGACCCGCACGGCTTCAACATGGGCGCACGCAGCCTGACGGTCTCGACCGTAGGGTTGGCGAGCGGCATCCGGCGGCTGGCGGGCGAGCGCCTACCGATCAACCTGGCGATCTCGCTGCACGCGCCCGACGACGCGCTGCGCTCGGCGATGATGCCGATCAATCAGCGCTACCCGATCGCCGAGCTGCTGGCGGCCACCCGCGCGTACATTGCCACAACCGGCCGGCGCGTGTCGTTTGAGTATGTGCTGCTGCAGGGCAAGAACGACAGCCCCGAACAAGCGGCCGAGCTGGCTGCCTTGCTCCAGGGCATGCTGTGCCATGTCAACCTCATCCCCTGGAACCCGGTGCCGGGCGCGCCGCTAGGCCGCTCGGAGCGCACGCGGGTGCTGCGCTTCCAACAGGTGCTGCACGATCGTGGCATCGCGTGTACCGTGCGGGTCGAGCGTGGGCTGGCGATTGCGGCGGCGTGCGGGCAGCTGGCCGGCGGGCCGAGCGATCGGCCTGAAAAGAATAGTATGATATGA
- the era gene encoding GTPase Era codes for MFDEEPAEVQPLHEVVLLDFDDRERLQGCEVLAAPEFGLAGRLARLAAFRVSLDDDRPPPDLALDEQADADELAELDALDEQADADELAELDALDGQADADELAELDALDEQADADELAELDALDEQADAFDDPPAPVVTPPVPAPPPSAMPPGFRSGFVALVGRPNVGKSTLLNALLGQKVAIVSPKPQTTRMPLRGILNRPDAQIVFVDTPGIHDPRTKLGSFMVEQARRSIPDADVVCFVVDIASPPNRTEQRIATLVARSRARRLLVLNKVDQRTPAGQANLVAYRALGPWDMEVAVSALRSQGLTTLLHELVQRLPPGPPLYPDDQVTDQSEREHAAELVREQVLRFTEQEVPHGVAVEVEEWEDKPNAVYIRMTIYVEKESQKGILIGANGTMLKRIGSGARPAIEAISGKPAYLDLWVKVRLNWRDDPSSLRWLGYRGDG; via the coding sequence ATGTTCGACGAAGAGCCGGCCGAGGTGCAGCCGCTGCACGAGGTGGTGCTGCTCGACTTTGATGATCGCGAGCGCCTGCAGGGCTGCGAGGTGCTGGCGGCGCCCGAGTTTGGCCTGGCCGGGCGCCTGGCGCGCCTCGCTGCGTTTCGCGTGTCGCTCGATGACGATCGGCCACCGCCCGATCTGGCGCTCGACGAGCAGGCAGACGCCGATGAGCTGGCCGAACTCGACGCGCTCGACGAGCAGGCAGACGCCGATGAGCTGGCCGAGCTCGACGCGCTCGACGGGCAGGCAGACGCCGATGAGCTGGCCGAGCTCGACGCGCTTGACGAGCAGGCAGACGCCGATGAGCTGGCCGAGCTCGACGCGCTCGACGAGCAGGCAGACGCATTTGACGACCCGCCCGCACCGGTGGTTACCCCGCCCGTACCAGCGCCACCCCCGTCAGCCATGCCGCCTGGCTTTCGCTCGGGCTTCGTCGCACTGGTCGGCCGGCCGAATGTCGGTAAATCGACACTGCTGAACGCGCTGTTAGGCCAGAAGGTTGCGATTGTCTCGCCCAAGCCACAGACCACGCGCATGCCGCTGCGGGGCATTCTGAACCGCCCCGACGCGCAGATCGTGTTCGTCGACACGCCCGGCATCCACGATCCGCGCACCAAGCTGGGGAGCTTCATGGTCGAGCAGGCGCGGCGCAGCATCCCCGACGCCGACGTGGTCTGCTTCGTCGTCGATATCGCCAGCCCGCCCAATCGCACCGAGCAGCGGATCGCCACGCTGGTCGCGCGTTCGCGCGCACGGCGCCTGCTGGTGCTGAACAAGGTCGATCAGCGCACGCCGGCCGGGCAGGCCAACCTCGTGGCCTATCGCGCGCTTGGGCCGTGGGACATGGAGGTGGCGGTATCGGCGCTGCGCAGCCAGGGCCTGACCACGCTGCTGCACGAGCTTGTGCAGCGCCTGCCGCCCGGCCCGCCGCTCTACCCCGACGACCAGGTGACCGACCAGAGCGAGCGCGAGCACGCGGCCGAGCTGGTGCGCGAGCAGGTGCTGCGCTTCACCGAGCAAGAAGTGCCGCACGGGGTGGCAGTCGAGGTCGAAGAGTGGGAAGATAAGCCTAATGCGGTGTATATTCGCATGACCATCTATGTCGAGAAAGAGTCGCAGAAGGGCATCCTGATCGGCGCGAACGGCACGATGTTGAAGCGCATCGGCAGCGGCGCGCGGCCGGCGATCGAGGCGATCAGCGGCAAGCCGGCTTATCTCGACCTGTGGGTCAAAGTGCGGCTAAACTGGCGCGACGACCCATCGTCGCTGCGCTGGCTCGGCTATCGCGGCGATGGCTGA
- a CDS encoding DUF4230 domain-containing protein yields MARYDNDRPRRRDDDDEFEPYPRRPPADLPVRRDSLIDRRLRRARGEDDDEYFEDDFTPSTRYASPGGQAGYGAIPGGCANSMLYLLLAGIAVLLVVLLAGPRLVNSFVPDVPQQMRQLVATPTTTVRDRGGTILQIRSLNRLETQSFAAERVIEAKVERGNPLDLLLGDRLLLIASGEVVAGVDLSKLRDGDVVISPDGKRVQLTLPPSEVFSKRLDGDRTRVYDRQQGVFAPENKDLESQARAQAELEIMNAACESNIMQKAADDARRSMEQFLKLLDFEQVTVNSSAGPCVAPAGLPAAPANPVAAPTAVTQ; encoded by the coding sequence ATGGCGCGCTACGATAACGATCGCCCGCGCCGGCGCGACGACGACGACGAGTTCGAGCCGTATCCGCGGCGCCCGCCGGCCGACCTGCCGGTTCGGCGCGATTCGCTGATCGACCGGCGGCTGCGCCGTGCGCGCGGCGAGGACGACGACGAATACTTCGAGGACGACTTTACGCCCTCCACGCGCTATGCCTCGCCGGGCGGCCAGGCTGGCTATGGCGCCATACCAGGCGGCTGCGCGAACAGTATGCTCTACCTGTTGCTCGCCGGCATCGCCGTGCTGCTGGTGGTGCTGCTGGCCGGCCCGCGCCTGGTCAATAGCTTCGTGCCAGACGTACCGCAGCAGATGCGCCAGCTGGTGGCGACCCCTACCACCACTGTGCGTGATCGCGGCGGCACGATCTTGCAGATCCGCAGCCTGAACCGGCTCGAGACCCAGAGCTTCGCGGCCGAGCGCGTGATCGAGGCCAAAGTCGAGCGCGGTAACCCGCTCGACCTGCTGCTGGGCGACCGGCTGCTGCTGATCGCCAGTGGCGAGGTGGTGGCGGGGGTTGATCTGAGCAAGCTGCGCGACGGCGACGTGGTGATCTCGCCCGATGGCAAGCGCGTCCAGCTCACGCTACCGCCGTCTGAGGTGTTTAGTAAGCGCCTGGACGGTGATCGTACGCGCGTGTATGATCGGCAGCAGGGCGTGTTTGCGCCCGAGAATAAAGACCTGGAGAGCCAGGCGCGTGCGCAGGCCGAGCTCGAGATCATGAACGCGGCCTGTGAGAGCAATATAATGCAGAAGGCCGCTGACGACGCCCGGCGCTCGATGGAACAGTTTCTCAAGCTGCTCGACTTCGAGCAGGTGACGGTGAACAGCTCGGCCGGGCCGTGCGTGGCGCCGGCCGGCCTACCAGCCGCGCCGGCTAATCCGGTGGCCGCACCAACTGCGGTTACTCAATAA